The genomic stretch ATTATATTTGGTATATCTTATTTTAGTATAAAAATTGAACATGGAGTTATGTATGAAAATAGCTTAatgtgtatatttaaaaatggttCGAAATAGGTTAGATGTTAATATATAGACATAGGTTTAAATGGCGGAATATAGATATGACGTCGTATATCGAAGTGTAATATATTCTAGAAAAGTATAAATCTTTTTTGAAAGCAACGTAAAACAGAGGTACAATGCGTCGAAGCACAAAGAACAAAGTCTTAGGAGCTTTCATTGAAAAGTTTGTACCGTTTTCGCACAAATCTCTTTGCAATCTTGACTCCCGCAAGAATTTCTTTCAGCAGAGTTTAATTACAAGTTGATGAGACATCTTTTAAAAGAAGATTGCGGAAAAGAGCGCGTCCTCGCGTGAAATTACTCGAAGAAACTATTTTTCTCCTTTAttatacaaagaaaataaatcttACATCTTAAtaagaaaagtttctttttcaaCAACAGAGTCACACCAGGCATTTCATTACTAGAATTCTCTAGTCGATTGCAATTAATTATAGTTCTCTCcgctttaataaataattaacgataaaaattctTGACCAAATTTTTATTATGGTAATTCTACTGGAAACTACTGGAATTCTACTGGTATTCTACTGGTTGGAAACTAAgtgtcacttagttgccaacccaatagatcgTGAACTGCCATGATAGTAAAGCATTAACGAAATTCCCCAGTATAATGCAAACAATAATATAACCAATAGAGACAGTAACATGAGAGAAAAAACGGATTTAAAATGTATGGTGTCAttggaaaaattcaattttcatttgctTTGCACAACTTCCACGACAATTGTTTAGTACCTTACaaagatattttcatatagtgATTTATCGATAAATACTATTGTAGAGATATCTCGAGGAATTTCTTGATAAATGTTGATTTGATATCTGCAATTTATAACCACGATTACACAcggagaggaaagaaaattacataaaaattacgTAGAAACAGCAAATGACTTTCAATGTTCAACAGCTCGTGTCAGAAGGGAACATCAATCAACCGAATCGAATCGAGTCGAGGTTATCAGGTTCTACTCGAAAAGGCCTGTGTTACCTCATAGCCACTGATACAATTAATCACTATAATGACATCTATGAACGTTGGATTAAAAAACggttcgaaaaaatatttttttttatatacataataatactttCCTCTAATAAATGATTTATTACAGACCATTGCAAACATTAAGGATTACTTAATCATTTCCCGTGTTTctgataaaatgaaatattatagtGATTTTTTAGTAGCATCgacaaattttatgaaagtttatGGAAGCAGAAAATTGTTTTTCCTTGACGTTGCAATGTTGCTTTGTGGGTCCGTATTAATGACATGGAAAATTGCTTCCTTTCCTCTCGACACTGTGCACACGATTCTCActgaattatttacattttgatAACAGTAAACAACTTTTATTGTATATCCCTTAGAACGGGATTAAATTTTGGACGCTTGCGATGATAGTGGTTAGTTGGACGTATATTCTCTTTGTTACAGGTCCAAACATTTGCATGACAGAGGAATGCGTGAGAACAGGTAATgacaaaatttgaataaaactaTTTTCCACAAATTCTTCTTTACGTTGCAAACACGACAGAAAATCCCATGAATACCAGCCACAGAAAAATTCTCCggataattaaaaaacaaaagaagagatAATTGAAAAAAGTCAGATATTAAAGACCAGATTAAGCCAGTATCCAAGTATTGATTATTCATAGAGTTTCCAGATTTTTTCCAAACATTTGAATAAGAGAGGAACGCGTCAGGACAGGTGATgtcaaaatttgaataaaactaTCTTCCAAAAATTCTTCTTTACGTTGCAAACACGACAGAAAATCCCATGAATACCAGCCACAGAAAAATTCTCCggataattaaaaaacaaaagaagagatAATTGAAAAAAGCCAGATATTAAAGACCAGATTAAGCCAGATATTAAAGACCAGATTAAGCCAGATATTAAGCCAGTATCCAAATATTAGTTATTCATAGAGCTCGCAGATTTTTTCCAAACATTCATATCCAACGCAATTAACGTAGAATTGGGATGACGGCCAACTGGATATCGAACCAATTTCTACGAAAAAAAGGACGAGGGGGGGATCGGGTATTCGATCATAGACAGGGCGAAATATCACCAGCCAATATCCGAGCGGAGGTAAATGAAATCAGATCAGTGAGAACTGATTGGTGGTCGGTAGGAATTGTGTTTGTCCCGCGACAAACGCGTGCTCCTCTCACACACGGCTACAAATCGGATTAAGCATTCCCAATGGAATTGCCTGCTGACCGAGAGGTTGGCCTGCGATTGCATTTTCATTTGTCGGGAAATCCGCTATCCGACCCGCTGAAGATACGGCATCGTGCGGTTTAATTGCAGTGGAAACGCGGCTAATCCCAGAACAAGCGGCCACATTCCTGATTACTTATTTATTCGCAGCAACACAGGAAGGCAGAGcgaattttcgtttatttatcaGCCGAATGAATCACCCTGATCACGCCAGAAATCACTCGATTTATTTGATCCGTTTGTTCGTATAAAATTAATCAGCGAGTTATATGCACTATGAATTCAGTTGCGTACCATGgtaattgttttcttcttccttttctttttttgttttttttttctaagaCGTAGGCTTTCGAAAAACGGTTGTAGTATTTTTTACGGGTAATACGATGATTTAGatagattcttctttttctagttTACCGTGGTTCTTTTTATTTAGCGAAGACCATGACAAATTTGAGAAATCGATTCGTCTTCtcatttattagaaattaattgaaCAATTATGGGTATTATTAATTATCCCGTATAACAAAATGGAGACCCGTTTTAATTAACAAAGTTTCCTCTCGCAAACAATTCGGAATTAGATTAAAAAAATCGGAGAAGAGAAGCGAACGATCTCTcaggataattaaaatttcgagaAGCAGAAGATAGCTTTCGTACGAGATATAAtccaattcttttttaatatttcacaattaCCGTGTCTCTGCGCCACGGGTTGGTAACGAAGTGGTTCGTAGTGGTTGGTCCCTGTgaacaaagagagaaaaaaaaaaggaaggaagagggagaaaaaagttGCTCGACCTGAATTTAAAATTGCTTAAAAAACAGCAGCCTCTTTGCCAACCACGAGTGTTTAAAGAGTCTGAGCTTGCGTGTTTGTTGAACGTAATTAGGAAAACATTTCCCGACTGTAGGTTTTTATTCGCGTGCATGTTAATTATCACTGGGCCGAGGTTGCTTGTGCAAATGTAAATCTTTAGCAAGTAAATTTGCAATAAAGCGGAATAAAGTGCGTTAAAGCACTTCCAAAAATACgatcattttgaaatatttctaatgCACAACAATCCTCGGTTTACTCACCAACATTGTAATTTTTACAGCAGCCAAAAAAATACcgtttattttttacaataattactTTAATAGTATAAGGTTAATTAATCCTTGGTACACGATATCAAATTGCCCTAGAGCAGTGTTATTACTCGTTAGAGATAGTTTATCGGAAGTGCAATCAATTCTGAGATCACGCTTGGCCTCGTTAAATCTTCCTCGCTCGATTGGTCGTACATTCATCGACCGTAAAATTACCCGTTTCGATTAAACGATTCGTATTACACCTTTAAACATCGACGAGCAATATTACGAACTGCTAACATCTAGGAACAAGTACTTTCGTCTCTAGAACGTGCATGTATAGTTTATTTATCTTAGAAACTTAACAAAATGTGGCATCTATAAGTATTCATAAAAAATGGGAAGGTtagtatatacgtataatggcGCAACATACGCGTTACAaatatatcgtagttgtatgaAACGACGTATACGTACGTATGCGTCATCGGTTATTAACGAGTAAAATTTTTTCGGAAAAAAATCttccattaaaataatttactgtTACAGTAacgtagtatcggaaaaaggatacgattaggataatttcgatttgtaaaattctcctaatactatttattaagataaataaaaataacagagattaattggacagaaaacgataaatgttcaacttgaactaaacaaaactgcaaaaatcttattccactcaaatcactctcgcaactctataacgcaacaactcgatctctctacaacgctagcaactctacaactctagagttttcggcttctgcactcgcacgctctcgcttctcaactcacactgtacgcCTTCTGtattcgttctcgccggcgtctcaactaacactgtctttagcatctctttgtcttttctcgtcctatcggacacgtgacccgaaacgcccgtggccagggtcacgcaggccctttccatgAAACTATCCACtcgaaaggaccgacgacacattgatgtacccgacgatgccccgcggctctcgcgacattgtttacggttcggccgatatcttaggccttttgtccacgatactacagtaatgtattataaaaaaacacgTCTGTACGTACAGTGAACGGTTTCTAATTTTCGCGAAATAGACGCGAACGCGTCAAATACCGTGAAAAAGATCGTACGCATAGGTTAGAAAGTCGCGGCACCAACCTGTTGACAGAAAATGAGATTGCGCAGAACGACTTTATGGCAAAATGATTGCTCACCTACACGTTTAATCTCGTGTTCTCTCGCGTTTACTTTTATATTCTtcgttttttcccttttttgtttttaacgCTTTCACCTTGTTACCTTTGACGCGTCTCTCTCGTTGCCATCGCTGGAATTCAATTTCCTGCCCGTGACAGAACAATTTGACGTTCTCGCGCAAAGATACTGCAGCCGATATCGGCTTCGGAATTTAATATCAGCGTGTTCGTCAATATGACCGCGCGTAAACGCGTGACTACGAAAATTTCGATGAATTTTCTCTCTTCAAAACAAAATTCCATGTCCCTTAGATAGAAATTTTCTCCGTGAATAATTCTTCCATCAACTAGTAGTCAGAGATAATCgcacatataatattacggtcaTTTATGGCCACGTTATAACCACCCTAATTGCATTATACACAATCATTTTATACACACGTGTGTTAACAAGCAATTTGTTGAACGCAAGCAATTACGTTATAGTCTATTATAGTCACGTTACGATAACACTCGATCGCTTCAgactcgctcgtaaatatctaatTTCACGCGTAAATCGTAGATAGTCGTATTGAATAATTGTAGTCACCTTGTAATTGCTTATAGTCGCGCTAAAATCACTCTTAGACGATTTCTACGAATTTATGATGATTTTTTAGGTGTTTGTAGTCGCTTTGAACGAATACGATCATGGCATAATCACTCACAATCACTGTTCGTCAGAAACAGGGGAAGGTTAGGATGTCAAAATAGCGTAGAGTAAGCAAAAGTTGCATTTCTAACTTTCCACTGATACAATCACCGTGCGATTTCAGCTGCCAGTTTATTATCAGCGATGGATCGCACAGCAGCACCATGCGTGAATTTCTTCCAGTACGCGTGTGGCACGTGGAATCGTCGTCACGTGATTCCAGAAGATCGAAGCTCGATCAGCACGTTCGAAGTGCTGGCCAATCAGCTTCAAGTGATTCTGAAACGCATCCTGGAGGAATCACCGAACGCCGACGATAACAATGCTACTCTGAAGGCGAAGATGTTCTACAAGTCATGCATGGACATCCGTGGGTACAACGAAAATGCTTTTCGATCGCGTGTTTCTAACAATTTTCATGAATTCTATTTGAAAACAATCCTTAAAAATTCGTTTCCTATTATTCCTTCCAATAAAATTCCCTTTCTTCTTGCAAAGACTCTATCCTTTTCGTTCTCGTTAAACAAATTCTCTCTTCTCTATTTATTCGTAGAGAAGCATCTTTCTTTTCTGATCTCATTGAACAATTTTTtgtccttctcttcttctctggATACACTTTCCTTTTTCTATTCttattaaacaaatttgttttcttcttatctctctctctaagagaatttcttcttccttttctcataATGTTGAATTTGGTGTCGaagtaagaaaagaaaactGTTGCCACGCTGGGGAGGCGTTTCTAGTCTTTTATTTTCGCAGCTCGTATAAGAAAAATCGGTGACGCGCCATTGAAGAGGACGCTGAAATTCCTTGGCGGCTGGCCAGCGGTGGTTGGACCATCCTGGAAGCCACCGCCATACCCCGTCGAAGTTTTATTAGGTCGATTACGAGGGGAATACAACGAGGGAGTATTACTAGAACAGTGGGTCGGTCCAGATGACAAAAACTCCTCTGCCAATATCCTCCAGGTGCGCCGGCAAAGTAAGGTCCCTTGGTCGACGACTGCACAGTATAACAATTGGATTTACGTTGTACATTCTAGAGCACtgtataataaaattcgtaCAGTGGAACTCCATTTAGAATACAACTTTAGTTTTCAATCATAATGGATCTTTATCGATCAAAAGTGTCCACATATTTGTGAAtgcacatttttttttttacaattaactATGTATAAATGGAGTTTTACAGTAACtgaaataacatataaaattgtttattaagAAGACACGAACTACTTGATGTCGTGctttaaatttaaacagaaGTTACTTTTGTTCGTGCAATATTGCGCAAGTGAAGAATGATCGAACGACTATAAATTGTTCCTCAGCTGGATCAGATGCAAGTGGCGTTGCCAAGTAGGGACTACTACTTGAAGAAGAGCAGCGAGGCTCAACTTAAGGCGTATCATCGCTATATGACGAACGTTGCCGTGTTGCTCGGTGCTAATCCACAAACCGCTGCTGAAGAATTCAATCGCGTGATCAATTTGGAGAAACAGTTGGCAAATGTACGCCTGTGTTACATTTAAGACACAAcagataatttattaatatcggATCGCTCCATATGTATGAATGCACCTCTTTACAGAAAGCTTCGTATAATTCGTAACAATCATTTGATACGGACAGaatcgaaataataaaatagcaagctgtacaaaattttacaaaatagtacaaaatactcgtttttttttttaatttctctgtaGCTAAAAATATGCGTTTATCGACTAATTTGATGTATTAAATTGCTGGGATTCTTCTGCAATTGCATCtgttttattcgatatttatttataattctatttgaaGAATTTCGTATTTTGTCAGAAATTCGATATGTGTTATAGGAACGTCGTATTGCTTTGTTTGACGGTTCGagttatttttaatgaaaatttcaggCGTCGATAGCGGAGGCTGATAGGCACGATACATCAGCCATTTACCGGAAGTTGACGCTGCGCGAACTGCAGCGTGAAATTCCGCAGCTGAAATGGCGCGAGTATCTTCAAGAATTTATCAACTCACCCATAACAGAAGAGGAGCCGATTGTGGCATACGCCATGCCATATTTTATGCAAATGGGCCGTATCGTGCAAAGAACGGACCGCAGGTATTTCGTTAATGTTCAAAGTTTCCAACACGTTCACTTCtctaatttttatacaatttttgtttCTAAGTAAATTCTGCCTTTTCTTCGATCTCTATTTctattatgaaattaatatgtTTTATCTTATACCCGGAAAAAGTTCAATAAGAATGTctgatatttctaatttttttatttttttaatttttcaaatacataaatatgtatttataatactataattGGGTGACTAAACAGTCAcccaaaatgaaaattaattagttGCGACATTGATGAAACGTTACATCTTATTTCCAACTATTTTTACAGAACGCTACATAATTACATATTGTGGAGATTGGTGATGTCGATAATGCCTCACATGATCGACGAGTACCAGCAGAAAAGAGTCGAATTTCGGAAGATTCTGTTAGGCATACTGAGCGAGAGGGACAGATGGTCCCAATGTGTCGAATGGACGAACAAAAAGCTTGGCATGGCTGTGGGTGCACTTTTTATTCGTGACAATTTCAATCACGAGAGCAAGGTAATCCTCCCATATAGAAATTCAGAGTTTTATGGTAATTCATTTAAATGGTATAACATCAATTTCGAAAATGTTCGAAAAtgctaatataatatttgagtaatttttacaattaatatagatggtattaatttgatattattcggtaatttgttaatttaaataatgcTATTTTTAGTTGATGCTAGATAGATGTATGGGATGATTTGGTTTTCAGGAGACAGCACTCGAGATGATTCGTACGATACGAGAAGCGTTCAATGAACTCTTGGCTGAGAATCATTGGATGGATAACGAAACTAGAGCTGTAGCTAAAAGCAAAGCTGATTCTATGAACGAAAGGATTGGATATCCTGAGTTCCTGAAGGATCCTGTGGAACTTTCGAAGGAATACGTGATGGTACTTAATCTCTTCATAAATATgcatagaaaaagaaatggagTTTCCAATGAAACTGATggtatttcattttatacgtACGATCTGTTTCTTATCTTTCACGTTACAGTTGAACATTACCGAGAATCATTTCCTTGAGAATGTACTGGCTGTGCTGAAATATGACGCTTATCATAATCTAGAGAAACTACGGAAGCCAGTTGATAAAGACAAATGGTCTACAGAGCCAGCCGTCGTGAATGCCTTCTACAATCCCAATAAAAACGACATTGGTAAGTTTATCCTTTATTTACAGAAGATGAAATATTCTTCATATTCATTTTCTTATACCTATCGATGTTAATTAAAAACAAGTTCTTAAATAACAATGTCAAGTATCAACAGTATGAACCCCAAAGTcaggaaattaaatatttcacaatttatTTATACCATATTGCttgaaattatttagaatttaattgaaatatacttTACATATGCTAAAATTACATTAACATAGCTTAAAATCAATATTGTGGTATTAAATCTTGATCAAAATAACTGTTCCCATAATCATTCAGAATTTATTTCTAGAACGTGGTATTCTTTAGACAATAAGATTTAAATCTGACAAATAAATTTCGAGTGTTCTAATTAAACTAGCAACAATGTTTCTTGTTCCAGTCTTTCCAGCTGGTATTCTTCAGCCATTATTCTACTCTCAGCATTTTCCAAAATCATTGAACTATGGTGGAATAGGAGTGGTAATCGGCCATGAAATTACTCATGGTTTTGATGACAAAGGGCGTCAGTTTGACAAAGATGGAAACATGATGCAGTGGTGGAACAACGCCACTGTGGAAGCTTTCAGAAAAAGAGCCCAGTGCATTGTGGATCAGTACTCTCAATACAAGCTGCAGGAAGTTAATCTGTATATCAATGGGAGGATGACTCAGGGAGAGAATATCGCTGATAATGGAGGACTTAAACAGTCATTCAGGGTGACTTACtttcttgcatatatttgttgCAGTTTCTatcatatattctttttattctgtttcatatttcttcttttttttctcatatttcttcttttttttctcatttctcaTATCTTtgaaataggaaataaaatgTCCATTATTCTTGAGAATAAagtcaaaataaaataaagtaagtaAAGTAATAACAACAAGATCagtagaaaaaataaagaaatagaaatattgaaCTTTCCAATCATTCTACAATTTCTACTGCAAactgaataatatttatttttgcaatATGAAACGTAGAGTCGTATGTTTGTCTTGTTAAAATCTCtgtttaaaattgtttaatgaatcctatattttttttttttgcgtttcAGGCGTATAAGAAGTGGGTGTCGATACACGGTGAAGAACCGATGCTTCCTGGTGTGAATCTCACTCACGATCAGCTGTTCTTCTTGAACTATGCACAAATATGGTGTGGATCCATGAGACCAGAGGATGCATTGACGAAGATACGAAGCAGCGTTCATTCACCGGGTCCTATAAGAGTTTTGGGACCTTTGTCCAATAGCGAAGACTTTGCCAGGGCCTATAATTGTCCTCCAGGCTCACCGATGAATCCGACTAAAAAATGCAACGTTTGGTGAGTTCTTTCCTATCTCAGAATTCCTgtgattttgaaatttaaatatcaagAAATGCTGTACAttattaaaatctattttaatGCACGAGACAATTTGCAATCAAAATATCGTACactaaaagaatttattttaatggACAAGTTTATCATAGAGTTACTTCTTTAATTCAACATATTAccgaattaaaatattttgtgttattaacATTTATCTTTAATACGTTTACTACatctatttacatttatattattttgtacaaCAATTACAGGTAATGTCAGAGttttcgaaagaagaaaaatggtcAAAGGGAGTCTATAATTGGGAATTGTGGTGCCTAGTGCTCTGAATAGACTATAATCATCGTATTGATTGGTAACCACGATGGGACCACAAAAGACTATAGAGTTTTATTTCGTCGTGGTTCACTGTGTGTGAGTCTTCTAGCACAGCAAGAGGGTTATACTTGACAGTACAGTGTGTGCATGCGTGTGTATGAAAGAATGTGCCAGTTAAACAGAAGTCATCGAGGGTGAAAAGAATCTGACCACCGTGTGTCAGGCTAAAATTTTCATGAGTAAAAGCCGTGTATATAGAAGATACGTTTTAATCGTGTATGTAATCCTTTATGTGTGATTCACCTCGTCGTGGACGAGTCTAATAAACTTTTCGATCAAATTAAAGAGCAAAGCAAGATGAAATAGATATCATACGTTTAATTCCCTTCTCTTTACCTTCAGTCGAAATTATTGGAATTTTAGAGACAGAGTTTGGAGGAACAATCATTGCTTCTGGCAGAGTTTTGTACTGCTGCTGATTAATAATCATTATactatgaatatttatgcaaatttacataGTGCATTCGTCGTTTGGTAGAACCAAAGGTaactaaaatatattacagTATCTTCTACTTCCTTCTTCCCTGCAATTTTGCTTGAATTTTGTTTCATCAGGAGGAACACAGGTAGGTAATAAATCCAACGATTTTCTCTTCCTATCTTTTAGAATATTTCATTCATGCTGCATTACTCACATACTGCATATCCTATACCCAACATCTAATACCAATTTCCCATATCTTCCATCTTGTAGCACATTTTCCACGTGGTCTTTTCCACATCCTATGTGCAATATTTATTGAACCATATTCCATATCCTCctgtatatttcatattctgTTTCCACACCATTCCCCATCCTTTACATTACAAGTAAAACTATCCATTACTCTAAAACCTATTTCCCATGTATCCTGTATCCCgatacattataaattataaataaataaatacaaatacaattgCAAATACAACAAATGGCCACAAAAATCATTATGCCCCACTAATGGAGTTTATGTGATTTAGAATAGCTTTCTAAATGAATAAAacagatttttcaatttattgctGATTTACTGAAATCATTTTATCAATATACATACAATTTACACGATGAATGTACAGCTTTCTATATTTGAAGCTTCAGTAACATAGAATATGCTTAATTGTACCGCAGTGTACAAAGTACCCTTAAATAACTAATGAATTAACAATCAATGTAACttaaataattcattgaaatttcgca from Bombus terrestris chromosome 16, iyBomTerr1.2, whole genome shotgun sequence encodes the following:
- the LOC100646968 gene encoding neprilysin-1, producing MKAEGNNGYLKASVIVEQNEITGGSGQETSTTNHLQVTYGPRGNTTTTVLQHSGNNRKPLGITRATSIRRRGPANRQQLLGVLAVTLLATCLFILLLLALNTSRECVQEPRPNICMTEECVRTAASLLSAMDRTAAPCVNFFQYACGTWNRRHVIPEDRSSISTFEVLANQLQVILKRILEESPNADDNNATLKAKMFYKSCMDIPRIRKIGDAPLKRTLKFLGGWPAVVGPSWKPPPYPVEVLLGRLRGEYNEGVLLEQWVGPDDKNSSANILQLDQMQVALPSRDYYLKKSSEAQLKAYHRYMTNVAVLLGANPQTAAEEFNRVINLEKQLANASIAEADRHDTSAIYRKLTLRELQREIPQLKWREYLQEFINSPITEEEPIVAYAMPYFMQMGRIVQRTDRRTLHNYILWRLVMSIMPHMIDEYQQKRVEFRKILLGILSERDRWSQCVEWTNKKLGMAVGALFIRDNFNHESKETALEMIRTIREAFNELLAENHWMDNETRAVAKSKADSMNERIGYPEFLKDPVELSKEYVMLNITENHFLENVLAVLKYDAYHNLEKLRKPVDKDKWSTEPAVVNAFYNPNKNDIVFPAGILQPLFYSQHFPKSLNYGGIGVVIGHEITHGFDDKGRQFDKDGNMMQWWNNATVEAFRKRAQCIVDQYSQYKLQEVNLYINGRMTQGENIADNGGLKQSFRAYKKWVSIHGEEPMLPGVNLTHDQLFFLNYAQIWCGSMRPEDALTKIRSSVHSPGPIRVLGPLSNSEDFARAYNCPPGSPMNPTKKCNVW